GCGGAGTGCGGCGCGTAAAGCAGCACGCCGTCGTAGCCCCAGCCGCGGTTACCGCCGAACTGCGACACCGGTAGCACCTCCAGCATCGTGACGCCAAGCTGCGCCAGGTACGGCAGCTTTTCAATCGCCGCGCGGAAAGTGCCTTCCGGCGTGAATGTGCCGATGTGCATCTCGTAGACAACCGTCTCTTCCCACGGGCGGCCGTGCCAGTCCGTGGTTTGCCACTGATACGTGGCGGGATCGATAACCAGCGACGGCCCGTTGACGTCCGCTTTCTGGGCGCGTGAAGCCGGGTCCGGCACGGTCATGCCGTCTTCCAGCACAAAACAGTATTCGGTTCCGGGTGCAACGCCCGGCACTTCCAGTTCAAACCAGCCATCGCCTGTCGGCGTCATGGGCAAATCCTGGCCCGCAAGGCGCAGCGTCACGCGCTTCTGCCCGGTCGCCCATAGACGGAAGCGAGCGGCGCCGTCCGCCACATATTCGCTACCCCAACTTTTCAGGAATGTTGACTCCATTCTGTTACCTCGTTTAATCCAGAAGTGAGCAGTGGCGCGATCGCGCGATTTCCGCTCCTGCGGCGGGCCTCAGGAGCGTTAATGTGAAAGCATGATCCGGGTGCCGCAGCGGGCCGGTAGCGCGCAGGCCGCCTGTGTGAAAGCGGTTTTCTGCCTGGGAGGTACGACGGATAACGGATTGTCCCGACCCTGGCGGCATACGTGAACAATCATAGACCATTACCGGAGAAGTGCCGGGGACGCGCGGCGGGGCGCGTCAGGTGAAGGGGCTTTCGCGCCGCGTGCGAAGCGGCGCAGGATGAGAAATTATGCGGCCGCGAGGCGCGCGCACTGCTGGCGTATGCCGTTAAAAATAACGTCTGCCAGAGAAGCGGGGAAATCCACCGGCAGCGTGCCGGCCACGCGCGCGATCGCCGCGGGCGCGCTGGCTGTCAGCGCATCAATCATGTCGTTGACCTGCGCCGCCGACAGCCCGGCAAGCTCGCCCTGGCGCAGCCAGTGACGGCGGCGGATCTGGCTCAGGTGGTAATAGTTACTGCCGCTGCGCACCGCCATCGCCAGCTTGCACTTCTGCCACGCAATCTGGTTATTACCCGGCCCGATGACCGGCCAGGCGGAAAGCACGTCGTAAAGCGGCGTCAGATGGTAGCGGTTGCCGGGCAGATGCGCGATGCTGAAATTCTTGGCGTGGCCGTCGGTCGCGGCGAGGATCCAGAAGATAATCTGCGCGCGGAAGAAATTCGCGCGATCCGCCTGCGCGTTTTCTGAACGGCTCAGAACCGTCATGATATCGCCGATGCCCGGCCCGCCGTCGGCCTGATATTTACGCAGCGGCGAGACGCCCAGCGCCTGGCACATATCCTCCTGCGGCAGACGCAGCCACCACTGGCCATCGGCCGAGAGACGCCGGTCGAAGCGCTCGACAACCAGCACTTTTTGCTCTTCGAACTGCGCCATCTGCGTGCGCGCGACCGGAATATCCCAGGCTTCCAGCAGCTGCGCGCAGAGCCATTCGTTTTCAATCGAGGTGCGCATGTCCGCCTGCATATTGCCCACCAGCCCCAGCGGCAGTTTGAAAATATGCGTGGTGGGCGTGTTGCCCTCCGGCAGGCACCACTGGCCTTCGTGCCACAGCAGCGCGGTTTTCTCCTGCGCGCCCGCAATGGAGAGCCGCAGCTCCTCTTCGCCGCCATGCTGGCCGGGGAACGCCTCTGCGGTGTGGCGCAGCATCGCGGCAATATCCACTGTGGAGAGTGGACGGGCGCGGATGGTAAACAGCCCTTCCGGCGCTTCACCGGCGGGCAGGAGCTGAATAGCGCCGACGCAGTCGCGTCCCAGCTCCGCCAGCAGATCGAACGGCTCCAGGCTCTGCGCCCGGTAGCGCATCGCCAGCCGCCGCCGGATGTTTTCGCTGTCCGGCAGCAGGTTGTCGAAGTAATCGCGCACCCGCGCGCCGCGGTATGACTGATTACCGGGCGTGAACGGCAGCGACAGCGACAGCGGCCGCCCTTGCGGATCGGCAATCCACTCCGGCAGATAGGTCAGCCGGTCTTCGCCATTGTGTTTATCCCAGTAGCCGACCGGGAGGCCGTTCATCCAGAGCGCTAAACGCGACGTGCGGCGCATGATTACCACGCCTCGCGACGGGCAGGCGAATCGTCACGCGCGGGCGCGTCAGCTTCTGCCGCCTGCGTTTCGCACAGCGTCATCTCAATGCCCAGCACGTTAAAGACGCGGAACAGGCGCTCAATGCTGGCCGTCTCGGGGTTCGCCTCCAGCCGCGCATAGGTTTGCTGCGTGACGCCAAGCCGCGCGGAGACGTCTTTCTGGGTCAGCCCCTGATTTTTACGAAAGCCCACCAGCAGCGGGCGCAGCTGGCTGAGCGTTTTCAGTGGATAATGGGTATTCATCTGGCTGTTCGCACCTTCAGATACAAACGATAAGCTGTATTACCTATTTTACACCCTTCAGGCTGTAACATGCAATTACAGCGTAAAGGGTGTTAAACGCAAAATACAGCCTGAGCGCTGTAAAAAACGGCATTAAGCGTGGCTTTTACCGCGCGACCAGTACGCCATAAAACAGGCATGGGCCGGATCGAGCTGGCGCTCGCGCGTGAGATAGTGACGCAGCCGTTTCACCGCGCCGGACTCCGCGGCCACCCAGGCGCGAAACGCCCCTGCCCCGCCAGCGCGCTGCCAGATGAGCGTCTCTTCGTCGTCATCTTCAGTCATCTGCGCCGACACCGGCTCACTTACGGGCAGCGTCGCGGCGTCTTTCACCGCTTCCAGCAGCCGTTCGCCGTGCGCCGCGTTTTCATCGCGCGCCAGCCAGTGAATATCGGCAAAGGGATAACGCAGCGGCTGGATATCCTGCGCCAGCGGCACTTCCAGAAATGCCTGGACGCGCGGCGGCGCAGGCTGGCGCGCAAGCTGTTCAAGGATGCCGAGCGCGGCGGGCAGCGCGGTTTCATCAGCCACCAGCAGTGCCTGACGAAGCACCTCGTCAGCGCTCCACTCATAGCCGCCGCTGTCGCCGGGGAAATCACGATCCGGCGCGACGATTTGCAGCGTATCGCCGGGTCTGGCGTGCATCGCCCAGCGCGACGCCGGGCCGCTGTCGCCATGAAGGACAAACTCGACGTCCAGTTCACACGCCTCTCTGCGCAGCGCCCGCAGTGTGTAGGTGCGCATAAAAGGCCGCTGCTCGCGCGGCAGCGTCAGATAATCCTGATACCAGCTGTCGCTTACCGGCAGCCTGGCGGTATTGCCGTCGGGTCTGGCGAACATCAGCTTGATGCGCTGATCGGGCGCTTCATGTTTCATGTGCGCCACGTCCGGGCCGGTAAACACGCAGCGCAGCAGCGAAGGGGTGACAGCAATGCGACGGCGCAGCGTCACGTTAAAAATGCGGTAACTGGCGGTCATACAGCAGGCTCCTGCGGCGCGGCGTGACGCCAGACGCCGATGCTTAACAGTAAAAACAGCGCGGCGGCGATAAAGGCGGCAGCAATAAGCATGTGCTCGCCAAACCAGAGAGAAATCACCGGCACCAGCAGGGCGCTGGCACCGTAGCCGAGCGTGTGGCTGGTGGCGATAACGCCCGCGCCTTTACCGGTGGTGAGACGGTCATTCAGCAACACCTGATAGCCAGGCGTCGCCATCGCCGCGCCGAAAGAGGTCACGGCGATACCGGCGTAAAAAGTAATAAGCCCCGGCAGGATCATCAGCAGCAGCCCGGCGGCCATCAGCACCGCCGCCGCCAGCAGCAGTGCGCGTGGCTGAAGGCGCTGCGGGCGCACCACCAGGAACTGCGCCAGCAGCGT
This is a stretch of genomic DNA from Cronobacter malonaticus LMG 23826. It encodes these proteins:
- a CDS encoding type II toxin-antitoxin system HipA family toxin, encoding MRRTSRLALWMNGLPVGYWDKHNGEDRLTYLPEWIADPQGRPLSLSLPFTPGNQSYRGARVRDYFDNLLPDSENIRRRLAMRYRAQSLEPFDLLAELGRDCVGAIQLLPAGEAPEGLFTIRARPLSTVDIAAMLRHTAEAFPGQHGGEEELRLSIAGAQEKTALLWHEGQWCLPEGNTPTTHIFKLPLGLVGNMQADMRTSIENEWLCAQLLEAWDIPVARTQMAQFEEQKVLVVERFDRRLSADGQWWLRLPQEDMCQALGVSPLRKYQADGGPGIGDIMTVLSRSENAQADRANFFRAQIIFWILAATDGHAKNFSIAHLPGNRYHLTPLYDVLSAWPVIGPGNNQIAWQKCKLAMAVRSGSNYYHLSQIRRRHWLRQGELAGLSAAQVNDMIDALTASAPAAIARVAGTLPVDFPASLADVIFNGIRQQCARLAAA
- a CDS encoding helix-turn-helix domain-containing protein gives rise to the protein MNTHYPLKTLSQLRPLLVGFRKNQGLTQKDVSARLGVTQQTYARLEANPETASIERLFRVFNVLGIEMTLCETQAAEADAPARDDSPARREAW
- a CDS encoding siderophore-interacting protein — encoded protein: MTASYRIFNVTLRRRIAVTPSLLRCVFTGPDVAHMKHEAPDQRIKLMFARPDGNTARLPVSDSWYQDYLTLPREQRPFMRTYTLRALRREACELDVEFVLHGDSGPASRWAMHARPGDTLQIVAPDRDFPGDSGGYEWSADEVLRQALLVADETALPAALGILEQLARQPAPPRVQAFLEVPLAQDIQPLRYPFADIHWLARDENAAHGERLLEAVKDAATLPVSEPVSAQMTEDDDEETLIWQRAGGAGAFRAWVAAESGAVKRLRHYLTRERQLDPAHACFMAYWSRGKSHA